Proteins encoded by one window of Sphingosinicella sp. BN140058:
- a CDS encoding PAS domain S-box protein, which produces MLSDFVPDRRTRLIIVYLTAAAAVGAAFVVRSGLGEILRDRSPFLLFVLPVVFAVLLGGRGPGLLSGFLSLAAGFSFVDAAHRSQPAMLVEGLLFVLVCAGVGWIGGRLGEQKRLAEAHRISAEAEAQRARAAGEELRLLLEGATRYAIFMVDPEGNVLNWNSGAERLFGWRQEDVIGRHCSIFVSQDEPRSRATAELETARNAGRFSEEGWYVRADGSEFLADAMITPLESQGGRLTGYAKIIHDVTDRRAAERTLKRREQHLQSILATVPDAMIVIDDKGLMISFSAAAEKLFGYEEAEVVGKNVSMLMPSPDRERHDAYIERYLATLEPHIIGIGRIVTGLRADGSTFPMKLSVGEALTEDQRLFTGFVQDLTERKDFEARLEQLKSELIHVSRLSAMGTMASTLAHELNQPLTAIATYGEAAGDLLAGSDTADKELLREVFGEMAGQAIRAGTIVRRLREFVARGDVSKTVEDLPKLISEASALALVGSKEKGVTAHFVYAPDASPVLVDRVQIQQVLINLMRNGIEAMDDRPVRRLTIETSLLDPETVQVTVSDTGSGLAPEVAENLFQAFTSTKEAGMGLGLSICRTIIEAHGGRIRARAAEGGGTQFLFTLVRPPSLEPEGETTE; this is translated from the coding sequence ATGCTGAGTGACTTCGTACCCGACAGGCGGACCCGCTTGATCATCGTCTATCTGACGGCCGCGGCTGCCGTCGGAGCCGCTTTCGTCGTTCGCAGTGGCCTGGGCGAGATCCTGCGCGATCGCTCGCCGTTTCTCCTGTTCGTCCTTCCCGTCGTGTTCGCGGTGCTGTTGGGTGGACGAGGTCCGGGCCTGCTCTCCGGATTTCTGTCGCTCGCAGCCGGGTTCAGCTTCGTCGACGCGGCGCACCGATCGCAACCGGCGATGCTCGTCGAAGGTCTGCTGTTCGTGCTGGTCTGCGCCGGCGTGGGTTGGATCGGTGGACGCCTGGGTGAGCAAAAGCGGCTCGCGGAGGCGCACCGCATCTCTGCCGAGGCCGAGGCCCAGCGCGCGCGCGCCGCCGGCGAGGAGTTGCGCCTGCTGCTGGAGGGCGCAACCCGCTACGCGATCTTCATGGTCGATCCCGAGGGCAACGTGCTGAACTGGAACAGCGGCGCGGAGCGACTGTTCGGCTGGCGGCAGGAAGACGTGATCGGCCGCCACTGCTCGATCTTCGTTTCACAGGACGAGCCGCGCTCTCGGGCAACTGCCGAGCTCGAGACCGCACGCAACGCTGGCCGGTTCAGCGAGGAGGGTTGGTACGTTCGGGCGGACGGATCCGAGTTCCTGGCGGATGCGATGATCACGCCGCTCGAGAGCCAAGGCGGCCGCCTCACCGGCTACGCGAAGATCATCCACGACGTGACCGACCGTCGCGCGGCGGAGCGGACACTAAAGAGGCGGGAGCAGCATCTCCAATCGATCCTGGCCACCGTCCCCGACGCGATGATCGTGATCGACGACAAGGGGTTGATGATCTCGTTCAGCGCCGCGGCAGAGAAACTGTTCGGTTACGAAGAGGCGGAGGTCGTCGGCAAGAATGTCAGCATGCTGATGCCGTCGCCCGATCGGGAGCGGCACGACGCGTATATCGAGCGCTACCTGGCAACGCTGGAGCCGCACATCATTGGCATAGGCCGGATCGTAACGGGACTGCGCGCCGACGGCAGCACATTTCCAATGAAGCTGTCGGTGGGCGAGGCCCTGACGGAGGATCAGCGCCTGTTCACCGGATTCGTTCAGGATCTCACCGAGCGCAAGGACTTCGAGGCGCGTCTCGAACAGCTCAAATCCGAACTGATCCACGTCTCACGGCTGAGCGCAATGGGCACAATGGCCTCGACGCTCGCCCACGAGCTCAACCAGCCGCTGACCGCGATCGCGACCTATGGCGAAGCGGCGGGAGATTTGCTCGCAGGCTCCGATACTGCTGACAAGGAATTGCTTCGAGAAGTGTTCGGCGAGATGGCAGGGCAGGCGATCCGCGCCGGCACCATCGTCAGGCGCCTGCGCGAGTTCGTGGCGCGCGGTGACGTGTCGAAGACGGTCGAAGACCTCCCCAAGCTGATCAGCGAAGCGAGCGCCCTCGCGCTCGTCGGCAGTAAGGAGAAGGGCGTCACTGCGCACTTCGTCTATGCTCCGGATGCGAGTCCCGTGCTGGTCGATCGGGTTCAGATCCAGCAGGTGCTGATCAATCTAATGCGCAACGGCATCGAGGCCATGGACGATCGCCCGGTGCGCCGGCTGACAATCGAGACCTCATTGCTCGATCCCGAGACGGTGCAGGTGACGGTCTCGGACACAGGGTCCGGGCTCGCACCGGAAGTGGCCGAGAATCTGTTCCAGGCCTTTACCAGCACCAAGGAAGCAGGAATGGGGCTGGGACTGTCGATCTGCCGCACAATCATCGAAGCGCATGGCGGCCGCATTCGCGCCCGGGCCGCCGAAGGCGGCGGCACCCAGTTCCTGTTCACGCTGGTGCGGCCCCCGTCGCTGGAACCTGAGGGAGAAACTACGGAGTAA